In the Acropora muricata isolate sample 2 chromosome 1, ASM3666990v1, whole genome shotgun sequence genome, one interval contains:
- the LOC136911603 gene encoding uncharacterized protein, protein MKARHVNLEVKCGLFINKENSFLHATPDFLVSCDCCGNGCGEVKCPIVITDGNFDDYVQHKSKWEFAAEKKHSFYYQVQQQLFSVQDLQYDDFVVCAIDKAKNIHLFVQRIYPDVQHWNFVLPKLEIFWRICILPEILGRWYTRRCTLPPTLPSRDAICFCRTERDEDSILCSNNGCPYERFHPSCLSLFSVTMPRIWYCPHCCRLPQFKRKRNTRKPPQPTVVSDHTAMKCGSICICKAKPTPTDKLVQCHGESCRNGKYFHLACLNLKRMPNNHRTTWKCPACKKVAPAGATNTSTTCSSSSDSSSSENESDIVITKVTQGETEKTGALANLTDYHFELIINPTGWLDCDIIQQAHVLLQLENPAIAGFQRPTLGPVRNFDVVSGELVQILHTGNNHWVIVSSIGCVPGYVNLFDSLYHDSVVSQEVEEQTNDFLGGRLIALDPKPAQQQTNGSDCGVFAIAFATCLVFGVDPTFINFDTQCMRAHLATCLRNGRISLFPSF, encoded by the coding sequence ATGAAAGCACGTCATGTGAACTTAGAGGTCAAATGTGGGTTATTCATCAACAAAGAGAATTCATTTCTTCATGCCACCCCTGATTTTCTTGTGTCGTGTGACTGTTGTGGAAATGGATGCGGAGAAGTTAAATGTCCAATAGTTATCACTGATGGCAACTTCGATGACTATGTTCAACATAAAAGTAAATGGGAATTtgcagctgaaaaaaaacacagcTTCTACTATCAAGTACAACAACAGCTTTTCTCAGTTCAAGATCTCCAGTATGATGACTTTGTGGTGTGTGCCATTGATAAGGCAAAAAACATCCACTTATTTGTGCAGCGTATATATCCAGATGTGCAGCACTGGAACTTTGTTTTGCCTAAACTAGAAATATTTTGGAGAATTTGCATTCTTCCAGAGATTTTGGGACGGTGGTATACCCGAAGGTGCACACTACCACCTACATTACCAAGCAGGGATGCCATTTGTTTTTGTCGCACAGAACGAGATGAGGACAGCATTTTGTGTAGTAACAATGGCTGCCCTTATGAAAGGTTTCACCCTTCTTGTCTCTCTCTCTTCTCCGTGACAATGCCGAGGATCTGGTACTGCCCTCACTGTTGCAGACTTCCTCAGTTCAAGAGGAAAAGGAATACCAGAAAACCCCCACAACCTACTGTTGTGTCAGATCATACAGCAATGAAATGTGGTAGCATTTGCATTTGCAAGGCAAAGCCTACCCCTACAGACAAGTTAGTTCAGTGCCATGGAGAAAGCTGCAGGAATGGAAAGTACTTCCACCTTGCTTGTCTTAATTTGAAGCGAATGCCTAACAATCACAGAACAACCTGGAAATGCCCTGCATGCAAAAAGGTTGCTCCTGCCGGAGCTACCAACACCTCTACCACTTGTTCTTCTTCGTCAGATTCCTCCAGTAGTGAGAATGAAAGTGACATTGTTATTACGAAGGTCACCCAGGGTGAAACTGAAAAGACTGGTGCATTGGCAAACCTAACTGACTATCATTTTGAATTGATTATTAATCCTACTGGATGGCTAGACTGTGATATCATCCAGCAGGCTCATGTTTTATTACAGCTTGAGAATCCAGCAATTGCAGGTTTTCAGCGACCGACACTTGGCCCTGTTAGAAATTTTGATGTTGTTAGTGGTGAATTAGTTCAAATTTTGCACACTGGGAACAATCATTGGGTGATTGTTAGCTCAATTGGATGTGTGCCTGGATATGTAAACCTTTTTGATAGCCTCTATCATGACTCAGTCGTAAGTCAAGAAGTAGAAGAGCAAACAAATGATTTCTTAGGGGGACGTTTGATTGCTCTTGACCCGAAGCCAGCACAGCAACAAACCAATGGCAGTGACTGTGGGGTTTTTGCAATTGCATTTGCCACCTGCTTGGTCTTTGGAGTAGACCCCACATTTATAAATTTTGATACACAATGTATGAGAGCTCATTTAGCCACATGTCTAAGAAATGGCAGAATTAgcttgtttccttcattttaa